GTTCAAAGTGTTCAAACTATTCAAAGTGTTTAAGCTAACATTCGGATGTATTGCTGATAAAACTGCCATttatctgcaacaaaaaaaaatacaaggaGCGTGTTTGATATTAATGGCACGTTTGAGGAATCGAATAACTCGGCATTGAACCAGTGACGACGACATTCAGTCAGATTATGGTGAACTCGACCAGCAACGGTCTGAGTTAGTTGTGTGTTAGTATAATTCCTCAAATTCTTCATGATTCGTCTTCAGATCACTTTCCAACTAAAGCCCTCaggtctattaaaaaaaaaatgttctcaacaCGCTGTTCTCTGAAATAATCTACAATCCTTAAAATTAGCACAGCCCGGTTAGTTTCCCATTCACTTTGGATACACgtatattaaaacaaaaacaatcccTCCATTCCTGTCACCCGCCTGCAATTCAAACCCATATTACAAAACCCTTACGAATCACCAGACTGGAATACTGGAACGTCCAATGCTTGGTTAAATAAATATCAAATACTTTTTGAACAACATTATCTGTGTAACAATAACGCCACCAGCCGCGATAAAAGCTCGTGTTTAATAATCCTTTTCTGCTGCAGACCGGCTCACCGATGGTCTTTGCAGCAAAGCTCCACCCatggagtagtgatggaaattcatATCAGCCAATCAGCTCGATCTCCAAAAGGTCCGCGGACCAAGGGCTATATTACCCCCCTCTGGAAAAAAAGTTTTTAACTCAGACCAGTCTCTCAGAGGTCATCGTTTGGATAAATTCAGCTCGCTTTGATAATTCATTACACTAAATAAGCTCTGGTACCCGCCTCGCGTCCGACAGCTGGCAACCCTCCCACTTGTTCAAACCAATGTTAGAGGCGATCATGCAAGACGAAGAGAACTCCTCAGTCTCTCCCATAGAGAGCCCGAGCAACAGCGAGGACGAGGAGGATAGGCAGCAGAAGAAAAGTGTCAGAAAGAGGCGACCCAGCAGGAAATCTGGAGAGGAAACCGACAGCCCTGCGTCTGGGAAAAGAGGCAAGAAAACAGACGGTAGCCCGCAGTCCTTCGAAGAACTGCAAACCCAGAGGGTCATGGCCAATGTAAGGGAGCGCCAGAGGACACAGTCTCTAAACGAAGCCTTCTCTGCTCTGCGCAAAATTATCCCGACCCTCCCATCGGACAAACTCAGCAAAATCCAGACCCTCAAACTGGCAGCGAGGTACATCGACTTTCTTTACCAGGTCTTACAAAGCGACGAGCTGGACAACAAAATGTCGAGCTGCAGTTATGTGGCTCACGAGAGACTCAGTTACGCTTTCTCGGTGTGGAGGATGGAAGGAGCCTGGTCCATGTCCGCATCACACTAGCAGTCCCCCTCAGGACAAAGGTACGCATCGGCTTGGCAGCGTTTAGTGAGTGTCCTGTACAAATAATATGATGCTGCGCCTGCCGAGGTAAACCAGAACTTCATGTCCCATCTGCATCCAAGTTGGTTGTATTTTCGCTAAAAATCAATCTTTATCGGATCGTTTAAATCTAAAACCACCATTTTACAAAATCCGATTGACTGCAAGTGTAGTGTGGTAACGATAATTTATGCTTCCTATTCTTATCTTTTAAAAATGCCAttgatacaacatagaacagcactTCATTTTGCAGTTCACATTCTTCCTCCCtgtttcctccctctcttcctgttCTTGTCCCACTGTTCTCCATATCTCACCCGTGAGTCCTTCGCTGCTCAGataaaactccccccccccccatgcattTGTCTATAATAATTTTGACCGCTTTCACTTTCTGACCTATCTTAAGACCCGATCCAAGCCCACTGCCCAGTACAATCAATGGGTGGTGATGGGTTTCTGGAGGCCTGGGGCCCAGAGGAGATACAAATATAGATTGTATAAGATCAGGAATACAGAAAGCAAGAGTTTGTCCAAACAGAGATTCATTCTCTCCCTCTATCGGGCCATCCCAccgtcccttccccccactcctgtTGATATACGGAGGTGCTAAAAGCAACTATCCAGGGCTGCTCTCATCTCATGTAATCTCTTGCTGTTTTCCAAGGTGAACGGGATTTGTCACAAAGAGCCAACTGCCGGACTAGACAACACGAGTTTGACGTCTGGATGCTTTAAAACACGTTGATCCTTGTCGTTGAGGGATAATGAGAGAAGAGCAAAACAAAAACTCGTGGAAAGGTCCTGGGGAGCACTTACAGAAAGCGAGCCGTGGACGTGGACCCATCCAACCGTGCGGCTGGACAATCATTTGTACTTCTGAGGTGTATTTTTGCCATTCACATCATTTTATCCTGACGATGAATGTTGTTGGAACTCATTCCTTCATTTACTATGCATGCCTTCAACAATCATGTCTATAACTGCTATTGAGGACGCAGGAAAGTTGAATCCTTTTATTTCTGTTTTCCAA
This portion of the Rhinoraja longicauda isolate Sanriku21f chromosome 2, sRhiLon1.1, whole genome shotgun sequence genome encodes:
- the LOC144610214 gene encoding twist-related protein 2-like, producing the protein MLEAIMQDEENSSVSPIESPSNSEDEEDRQQKKSVRKRRPSRKSGEETDSPASGKRGKKTDGSPQSFEELQTQRVMANVRERQRTQSLNEAFSALRKIIPTLPSDKLSKIQTLKLAARYIDFLYQVLQSDELDNKMSSCSYVAHERLSYAFSVWRMEGAWSMSASH